A genomic window from Nitrospinaceae bacterium includes:
- a CDS encoding Rieske (2Fe-2S) protein, producing the protein MVVSDSNSPETEELGRRGAMAFIAMATGLVISYGTATIYGLRYLFGRQKPPRQVQVLSAALSDVPDGESRLAKDLTGQKFMLVRSGDNVRAFSTTCTHLGCQVHWKPEDKAFICPCHDAVFNSDGKPIKGPPPTPLAQYTVEIRGASIFVSMPEA; encoded by the coding sequence ATGGTTGTATCCGACTCAAATTCACCTGAAACCGAAGAACTGGGCCGTCGTGGCGCGATGGCTTTCATCGCAATGGCGACGGGCCTTGTCATTAGCTACGGTACCGCTACGATATACGGCCTTCGTTATCTATTTGGAAGGCAAAAACCTCCAAGGCAGGTCCAGGTGCTCTCGGCCGCCCTTTCGGATGTCCCCGACGGCGAAAGCCGCTTGGCAAAAGACCTCACGGGCCAAAAATTCATGCTAGTTCGCTCGGGCGACAACGTCCGCGCCTTCTCTACAACGTGCACACACCTAGGATGTCAGGTTCACTGGAAACCCGAGGACAAGGCTTTCATTTGCCCTTGCCACGATGCCGTTTTCAATTCAGACGGAAAACCGATCAAGGGACCGCCCCCGACACCACTGGCTCAATATACTGTCGAAATTCGCGGCGCCAGCATCTTCGTATCGATGCCCGAGGCATGA
- a CDS encoding HU family DNA-binding protein has product MNKGDLINAIADETDMNKAGAEAVLNAFVSSVTGALKGGDKVMLTGFGTFSISNRAARMGRNPKTGESIQIKASKVPKFKAGAGLKDAVK; this is encoded by the coding sequence ATGAACAAAGGTGATTTGATTAACGCAATCGCAGACGAAACAGACATGAACAAGGCAGGAGCGGAGGCCGTTCTGAACGCGTTTGTCTCCTCCGTAACTGGGGCGCTCAAAGGCGGCGATAAGGTAATGCTGACGGGTTTTGGCACCTTCAGCATTTCCAACCGTGCCGCGCGCATGGGCCGCAATCCGAAAACAGGCGAGTCGATTCAGATTAAAGCCTCGAAGGTACCCAAGTTCAAGGCTGGAGCGGGACTAAAAGACGCCGTAAAATAA